In Microbacterium pumilum, the following proteins share a genomic window:
- a CDS encoding lipoate--protein ligase family protein: protein MTSPESLHPPTARVVRQLVSQAPADDLAESVALLQGVASGELTEDRVVRIYTPRPTLAMSRSESRLPGFAAAGAAAAERGFTPAVRPTGGRAVAYDESCVVFDVVWRDTTSIDSRGFFESVATALATLLRDVGVDARVGAVAGEYCPGPFSVNARGRVKLIGTSQRAVRGARLISGMLALGDVTQLVDVLVDANYSLHLDWDPRTFGSMRQERPDVGRTVLEDALVAGLILT, encoded by the coding sequence ATGACCTCTCCGGAGTCCCTGCATCCGCCGACCGCGCGAGTGGTGAGGCAGCTCGTCTCGCAGGCGCCCGCGGACGACCTGGCCGAGTCCGTTGCGCTGTTGCAGGGCGTGGCATCCGGCGAGCTGACGGAGGACCGAGTCGTGCGCATTTACACGCCGCGCCCGACGCTCGCGATGAGCCGATCCGAGAGCCGCCTGCCGGGCTTCGCGGCCGCCGGCGCCGCTGCTGCGGAGCGGGGTTTCACCCCTGCGGTGCGCCCCACCGGCGGAAGAGCCGTCGCGTACGACGAATCGTGCGTCGTCTTCGATGTCGTGTGGCGCGACACCACGAGCATCGACTCTCGTGGCTTCTTCGAATCTGTGGCCACGGCTCTCGCGACACTCCTCCGAGACGTGGGGGTGGATGCGCGGGTGGGCGCGGTCGCGGGGGAGTACTGCCCGGGCCCGTTCAGCGTCAATGCGCGTGGGCGAGTGAAGCTGATCGGCACGTCGCAGCGCGCCGTCCGCGGCGCGAGACTCATCAGCGGCATGCTCGCGCTGGGCGACGTCACGCAGCTCGTCGACGTCCTGGTGGATGCGAACTACAGCCTTCACCTCGACTGGGACCCGAGGACATTCGGGTCGATGCGTCAGGAGCGTCCGGATGTTGGGCGCACCGTCCTCGAAGATGCGCTCGTCGCAGGGCTGATCCTTACCTAG
- a CDS encoding phosphatase PAP2 family protein encodes MTDSGPVAPSLPEAAEEADARRAVVLIVGVSATVAFVILRFAVAFGGRSPLPIDVWWHDLMVATLTDAGVLVAWIPAIVGGTIGMIVIGIVLVAVFLLKRRPWDAATLAAALVVVVAIGAPMAAVIARVRPDDSLAERVATSFPSGHTAVATTVAVTLGLLLRRWYVWLAGAVWVVVMMWSRTYLHAHWASDVVAGLLEGIAVATFVWCVIETVRERRASRPAEQTTSEA; translated from the coding sequence GTGACAGACAGCGGGCCCGTCGCACCGTCGCTGCCCGAAGCCGCAGAAGAGGCCGACGCACGGCGAGCCGTTGTGCTGATCGTCGGAGTCTCGGCGACGGTCGCGTTCGTGATCCTCCGTTTCGCGGTCGCCTTCGGTGGTCGCTCGCCGCTTCCGATCGACGTGTGGTGGCACGACCTCATGGTCGCCACCCTCACCGATGCGGGGGTTCTGGTCGCGTGGATCCCCGCGATCGTCGGCGGCACGATCGGCATGATCGTGATCGGCATCGTTCTCGTCGCCGTCTTCCTGCTGAAGAGAAGGCCGTGGGATGCCGCGACCCTCGCTGCAGCGCTCGTCGTCGTCGTCGCGATCGGCGCGCCGATGGCCGCGGTCATCGCCCGCGTGCGTCCCGACGACTCACTGGCCGAGAGGGTCGCGACGTCCTTTCCTTCCGGCCACACGGCCGTCGCCACCACCGTGGCGGTCACTCTGGGGCTCCTGCTGCGGCGCTGGTACGTCTGGCTTGCGGGTGCGGTGTGGGTCGTGGTGATGATGTGGAGCAGGACCTATCTGCATGCCCATTGGGCCAGTGATGTCGTCGCCGGATTGCTGGAGGGGATCGCGGTCGCGACCTTCGTCTGGTGTGTGATCGAGACCGTTCGCGAGCGCCGAGCATCGCGGCCGGCCGAACAGACGACCAGCGAAGCCTGA
- the bcp gene encoding thioredoxin-dependent thiol peroxidase has product MTRLDPGAEAPDFALVDQDEREVTLSGLRGTRLILFFYPAAMTPGCTTEACDFRDSLAPLQAAGYRVLGISRDLPEKLREFRARDGLTYDLLSDPERVAHEAYGVWGEKVRDGETVMGVIRSTFVVDEEGRIVEALYNVDPDGHVRALKQMLALAV; this is encoded by the coding sequence ATGACTCGTCTCGATCCCGGCGCCGAGGCGCCCGACTTCGCCCTCGTCGATCAGGATGAGCGGGAGGTCACGCTGAGCGGCCTCCGCGGCACTCGCCTGATTCTGTTCTTCTACCCGGCGGCGATGACCCCGGGCTGCACCACCGAGGCATGCGACTTCCGCGACAGCCTCGCTCCGCTGCAGGCGGCGGGCTATCGGGTGTTGGGCATCTCACGCGACCTCCCTGAGAAGCTGCGCGAGTTCCGTGCCCGTGATGGCCTGACCTACGACCTGCTGAGCGACCCCGAGCGCGTAGCCCACGAGGCCTACGGCGTGTGGGGCGAGAAGGTGCGCGACGGTGAGACGGTGATGGGCGTCATCCGCTCGACCTTCGTCGTCGACGAAGAGGGCCGGATCGTCGAAGCGCTCTACAACGTCGACCCCGACGGCCACGTCCGTGCGCTGAAGCAGATGCTGGCGCTGGCCGTCTGA
- a CDS encoding siderophore-interacting protein has translation MVSSEERQRPPQERSDRVAAPEGGRRRGGTQHVLDVVGTERLAPQLVRIHLGGDGFDAFVTGADAERIAKTDKYVKILFAKPELGLQPPFDLDALRETLSPDDMPVRRTYTVRSLDTAARTIAIDFVVHGDEGVAGPWAAAAVAGDRLCFSGPGGQYAPSTEDVEHLLIGDDSAIPAIAAAVDALPATARGLVLIEVESAANELALSTPAGVKLRWTHRRADDGSLADYGTALVAAVQALAPPVGAVDVFAHGEREAMKELRRILHTEWGLERRSMSLSAYWAKGRSEDRFQAEKREPVGQIFED, from the coding sequence ATGGTCAGCAGTGAAGAGCGTCAGCGTCCGCCGCAGGAACGTTCCGACCGGGTCGCCGCGCCGGAGGGCGGTCGCAGGCGGGGTGGGACGCAGCACGTCCTGGATGTGGTCGGCACCGAGCGGTTGGCACCGCAGCTGGTGCGCATCCACCTCGGAGGTGACGGGTTCGATGCGTTCGTGACCGGTGCCGATGCCGAGCGGATCGCCAAGACCGACAAATACGTCAAGATCCTCTTCGCCAAGCCCGAGCTGGGGTTGCAGCCGCCGTTCGATCTCGACGCACTGCGCGAGACGTTGAGCCCCGACGACATGCCGGTTCGTCGCACCTACACGGTGCGGTCGCTCGACACCGCGGCGCGAACGATCGCGATCGATTTCGTCGTGCACGGCGATGAGGGCGTCGCGGGGCCGTGGGCGGCGGCCGCGGTCGCCGGCGATCGACTGTGCTTCTCGGGGCCGGGTGGGCAGTACGCGCCGTCGACCGAGGATGTCGAGCACCTCCTGATCGGCGACGATTCCGCGATCCCGGCGATCGCGGCGGCGGTCGACGCGCTGCCCGCGACGGCGCGGGGGCTGGTGCTCATCGAAGTGGAGAGCGCAGCCAACGAATTGGCGCTGTCCACCCCGGCGGGTGTGAAGCTGCGGTGGACCCATCGGCGCGCGGATGACGGGTCGCTCGCCGACTACGGCACGGCGCTGGTCGCCGCGGTGCAGGCGTTGGCCCCGCCGGTCGGCGCGGTGGACGTCTTCGCGCACGGCGAGCGGGAGGCCATGAAGGAGCTCCGCCGCATCCTGCACACCGAGTGGGGGCTCGAACGGCGGTCGATGTCGCTGTCGGCGTATTGGGCGAAGGGACGCTCCGAAGACCGGTTCCAGGCCGAGAAGCGCGAACCCGTCGGGCAGATCTTCGAAGACTGA
- a CDS encoding DUF1206 domain-containing protein produces MTTPKTAARAAQNSPVFRTLARAGYVVLGIVHIVIGLIAISVATGGGGEADQGGAMEQIQKTPLGVVVLWIIVLGLTALAIWQIAETFLERDPDAKKKWGHRVKFVGTAVAYFAIAGTALVYALGGQSDSSGSTKSLSARLLATPGGIFLLVLIGLIVGAIGIAFIVRGFTRAFEKHLDLPSGVARKGIVTFGVVGYVAKGVAVAVTGILFVVAALTHDPETAGGLDAALHTLAALPFGAAILWVVGAGLVIYGLFCFARARYARM; encoded by the coding sequence GTGACCACCCCCAAGACCGCCGCCCGAGCGGCACAGAATTCACCGGTGTTCCGCACCCTGGCCCGCGCCGGATACGTCGTGCTCGGCATCGTGCACATCGTCATCGGACTCATCGCGATCTCGGTCGCGACGGGTGGCGGAGGCGAGGCCGATCAAGGCGGCGCGATGGAGCAGATTCAGAAGACGCCCCTGGGTGTCGTCGTCCTGTGGATCATCGTGCTCGGCCTGACCGCCCTCGCGATCTGGCAGATCGCGGAGACCTTCCTCGAGCGCGACCCCGACGCGAAGAAGAAGTGGGGCCATCGAGTGAAGTTCGTCGGGACGGCGGTGGCCTATTTCGCCATCGCCGGGACGGCGCTCGTGTACGCCCTCGGCGGGCAGTCCGATTCGTCGGGGTCGACGAAGTCGTTGAGTGCCCGGCTGCTCGCGACGCCCGGCGGTATCTTCCTGCTCGTCCTCATCGGGCTCATCGTGGGCGCCATCGGGATCGCGTTCATCGTGCGGGGATTCACCCGCGCGTTCGAGAAGCACCTCGATCTGCCCTCTGGGGTCGCGAGGAAGGGCATCGTGACGTTCGGGGTGGTCGGCTACGTCGCAAAGGGCGTCGCGGTCGCCGTCACCGGCATCCTGTTCGTCGTCGCCGCGCTGACGCACGATCCCGAGACCGCGGGCGGATTGGATGCGGCGCTGCATACCCTCGCGGCGCTGCCGTTCGGCGCCGCCATCCTCTGGGTCGTGGGTGCCGGGCTCGTGATCTACGGCCTCTTCTGCTTCGCTCGTGCCCGCTACGCCAGGATGTGA
- the ppsA gene encoding phosphoenolpyruvate synthase: protein MTNNILWFNEIGMNDVASVGGKNASLGEMVSNLSGAGVRVPGGFATTADAYRDFLAADGLYERIRRTVEALDVNDVAELASVGANVREWIERQPLPATFEADIRSAYESLVANDPEPDSVSWAVRSSATAEDLPDASFAGQQETFLNISGIENILAAIRSVFASLYNDRAIAYRVHHGFDHHDVALSAGIQRMVRSDVGASGVLFTVDTESGFDRAVFITSSYGLGEAVVQGAVNPDEFYAYKPALREGRPAILKRSVGEKAVKMVYADGTHAGGSTVFTDVALTDRAQFSITDAEVEELGRQALTIEDHYGRPMDIEWGKDGVDGRLYILQARPETVVSRVDGNVTRRFVLEEPGTVITIGRAIGQKIGAGPVRVMTSLAQMDRFQPGDVLVADMTDPDWEPIMKRASAIVTNRGGRTCHAAIIARELGIPAVVGTGDATIALQDGRAVTVSCAEGDNGFVYEGILGFEEVITRLDEMPESPTKIMLNVGTPDQAFAFSKLPNKGVGLARLEFVINRQIGIHPRALLDYETLEPELKREIAERIAAYPAPRDYFVQRVAEGVSMLAAAFAPEKVIVRLSDFKSNEYANLIGGELYEPHEENPMLGYRGASRYISPDFRECFDMECEALRFVRDEMGLTNVEIMVPFVRTVGEAHAVIELLGENGLRRGENGLRVIMMCELPSNAVLADEFLEYFDGFSIGSNDMTQLTLGLDRDSGLVAATFDERDPAVLKMLSMAIEACRRAGKYVGICGQGPSDHPDLAEWLVGQGIESMSLNPDTVVETWLRLAKLKAPVTVS from the coding sequence ATGACGAACAACATCCTCTGGTTCAACGAGATCGGCATGAACGACGTCGCCAGCGTCGGCGGCAAGAACGCGTCGCTCGGCGAGATGGTGTCGAACCTCTCCGGAGCCGGCGTCCGCGTTCCGGGCGGTTTCGCCACCACCGCCGATGCCTACCGCGACTTTCTCGCCGCGGACGGTCTCTACGAACGCATCCGCCGGACCGTCGAAGCACTCGACGTCAACGACGTCGCAGAGCTCGCGAGCGTCGGTGCGAACGTGCGCGAGTGGATCGAGCGGCAGCCGCTGCCCGCGACGTTCGAGGCCGACATCCGCTCGGCCTACGAGAGCCTCGTGGCGAACGACCCTGAGCCGGACTCTGTGTCGTGGGCGGTCCGATCGAGTGCGACGGCTGAAGACCTGCCGGATGCGTCGTTCGCCGGGCAGCAGGAGACCTTCCTGAACATCAGCGGCATCGAGAACATCCTCGCCGCGATCCGCAGCGTGTTCGCGTCGCTCTACAACGATCGGGCGATCGCCTACCGGGTGCACCACGGCTTCGACCACCATGATGTGGCGCTGTCGGCGGGCATCCAGCGGATGGTGAGATCGGATGTCGGCGCCTCCGGAGTGCTCTTCACCGTCGACACCGAATCCGGGTTCGACCGCGCCGTGTTCATCACGAGCTCGTATGGCCTCGGCGAGGCTGTCGTGCAGGGCGCGGTGAATCCCGATGAGTTCTACGCGTACAAGCCCGCCCTGCGCGAGGGGCGCCCGGCAATCCTGAAGCGATCGGTGGGTGAGAAGGCGGTCAAGATGGTCTACGCCGACGGCACCCATGCCGGCGGCAGCACGGTGTTCACCGATGTCGCCCTCACGGACCGTGCGCAGTTCAGCATCACCGATGCCGAGGTCGAGGAGCTCGGCCGGCAGGCGCTGACCATCGAGGACCACTACGGCCGGCCGATGGACATCGAGTGGGGCAAGGACGGCGTCGACGGCCGGCTCTACATCCTCCAGGCCCGCCCCGAGACCGTCGTCTCACGCGTCGACGGCAACGTGACGCGCCGCTTCGTGCTGGAGGAGCCGGGCACGGTGATCACCATCGGCCGGGCGATCGGCCAGAAGATCGGCGCCGGACCGGTGCGCGTGATGACGTCGCTCGCCCAGATGGACCGGTTCCAGCCGGGTGACGTCCTGGTCGCCGACATGACCGACCCAGACTGGGAGCCGATCATGAAGCGCGCGTCGGCGATCGTCACCAACCGCGGCGGCCGCACCTGCCACGCGGCCATCATCGCGCGCGAGCTCGGCATCCCCGCCGTCGTCGGCACCGGAGATGCGACCATCGCGCTGCAGGACGGTCGCGCGGTCACCGTTTCGTGCGCCGAGGGCGACAACGGGTTCGTGTACGAGGGGATACTCGGCTTCGAGGAAGTCATCACACGGCTCGATGAGATGCCCGAGAGCCCGACCAAGATCATGCTCAACGTCGGAACCCCCGACCAGGCCTTCGCCTTCTCGAAGCTCCCCAACAAGGGCGTCGGGCTGGCACGCCTCGAGTTCGTCATCAACCGGCAGATCGGCATCCACCCCCGTGCTCTGCTCGACTACGAGACGCTCGAACCCGAACTTAAGCGCGAGATCGCGGAGCGGATCGCCGCGTACCCCGCACCGCGCGACTACTTCGTGCAGCGGGTGGCTGAGGGTGTGTCGATGCTCGCTGCGGCGTTCGCGCCCGAGAAGGTGATCGTTCGGCTCTCGGACTTCAAGTCGAACGAGTACGCCAACCTCATCGGCGGCGAACTGTACGAGCCGCACGAGGAGAATCCGATGCTCGGCTACCGCGGCGCCTCCCGGTATATCTCGCCCGACTTCCGCGAGTGCTTCGACATGGAATGCGAAGCCTTGAGGTTCGTCCGCGACGAGATGGGTCTCACCAACGTGGAGATCATGGTGCCGTTCGTGCGCACCGTCGGCGAGGCGCACGCCGTGATCGAGCTGCTGGGTGAGAACGGTCTGCGGCGCGGCGAGAACGGCTTGCGGGTCATCATGATGTGCGAGCTGCCCTCGAATGCCGTGCTCGCCGACGAGTTCCTGGAGTACTTCGACGGGTTCTCGATCGGCTCCAACGACATGACCCAGCTCACCCTCGGCCTGGACCGCGATTCAGGACTGGTCGCGGCGACGTTCGACGAGCGCGATCCGGCCGTGCTGAAGATGCTGTCGATGGCCATCGAGGCATGCCGCCGAGCCGGTAAGTACGTCGGCATCTGCGGCCAGGGCCCGAGCGATCACCCCGACCTCGCCGAATGGCTCGTCGGGCAGGGGATCGAATCCATGTCGCTGAACCCCGACACCGTCGTGGAGACCTGGCTGCGGCTCGCCAAGCTGAAGGCTCCCGTCACGGTGTCTTGA
- the ppk2 gene encoding polyphosphate kinase 2, whose translation MSKNKSSAKTNLKRVPKDLYEAELERLQIELVEMQHWVKETGARVLVIFEGRDAAGKGGAIKRVMQYLNPRHARVVALAKPSKKERGEWYYQRYIERLPTAGEIVLMDRSWYNRGGVERVLGFATDEQYERFLRQTPVVERLLVDDGIILIKYWFSVSDDVQQARFVSRLEDPMRRWKLSPTDLESITRWEDYSRAKDAMFDATDIDEAPWWTIESDDKRAARLNTISHLLSCIPYRRLEPEKVSIPDRPAADDYDRPPREQFRYVPDIAEELVKKKKS comes from the coding sequence ATGTCGAAGAACAAGAGTTCCGCGAAGACGAATCTCAAGCGCGTCCCGAAGGATCTGTACGAGGCCGAACTGGAGCGTCTGCAGATCGAGCTCGTGGAGATGCAGCACTGGGTGAAGGAAACGGGCGCCCGCGTACTCGTGATCTTCGAGGGTCGCGATGCGGCGGGCAAGGGCGGAGCGATCAAGCGGGTGATGCAGTACTTGAACCCGCGCCATGCGCGCGTGGTCGCGCTCGCCAAGCCCTCCAAGAAGGAGCGCGGTGAGTGGTACTACCAGCGCTACATCGAACGCCTGCCGACGGCCGGCGAGATCGTGCTGATGGATCGCTCGTGGTACAACCGTGGCGGCGTGGAACGTGTGCTGGGCTTCGCGACCGACGAGCAGTACGAGCGGTTCCTGCGGCAGACGCCGGTGGTGGAGCGACTGCTGGTGGATGACGGCATCATCCTGATCAAGTACTGGTTCTCGGTGTCGGACGATGTGCAGCAGGCACGATTCGTGTCGCGATTGGAAGATCCCATGCGGCGGTGGAAGCTTTCGCCGACGGATCTGGAATCCATCACCCGGTGGGAGGACTACTCCCGGGCGAAGGACGCCATGTTCGATGCCACCGACATCGATGAAGCTCCGTGGTGGACGATCGAAAGCGACGACAAGCGCGCCGCGCGGCTCAACACGATCAGCCACCTGCTGAGCTGCATCCCCTACCGGCGGCTCGAGCCGGAAAAGGTCTCCATCCCGGACCGGCCCGCCGCAGACGACTACGATCGCCCCCCGCGTGAGCAGTTCCGCTATGTGCCCGACATCGCCGAGGAGCTGGTCAAGAAGAAGAAGTCCTGA
- a CDS encoding helix-turn-helix domain-containing protein has translation MSISAISPRERRAAETSRGLRTEARRLTAERGLAGFTIEELCSEVGVSRRTFFNYYASKENAVIGIAVRSDTSDLDDAFVAGAGALLDDFAELHIARWERLALTKSEADELGRVFDREPRLFAHFVTLAAEGERDDIALVSQRADAADRAETVVLVFGALIRPAVFEYFAADGQDFRTILLRRLDAARRVFSF, from the coding sequence GTGAGTATTAGTGCAATTTCTCCGCGCGAGCGTCGCGCGGCCGAGACCTCGCGGGGGCTCCGCACGGAAGCCCGTCGCCTCACTGCCGAGCGCGGTCTCGCAGGATTCACGATCGAGGAGCTGTGCTCAGAGGTCGGCGTATCGCGCCGCACGTTCTTCAACTATTACGCGTCGAAGGAGAACGCGGTCATCGGCATCGCCGTGCGCTCCGACACTTCCGACCTCGACGACGCCTTCGTCGCCGGTGCCGGGGCCCTGCTCGACGACTTCGCCGAGCTCCACATCGCGCGCTGGGAGCGCCTCGCACTGACCAAGTCCGAGGCGGACGAGCTCGGCCGGGTCTTCGACCGTGAGCCCAGACTGTTCGCACATTTCGTCACGCTTGCAGCCGAGGGCGAGCGGGACGACATCGCGCTGGTCTCGCAGCGAGCGGATGCCGCCGACAGGGCGGAGACGGTCGTGCTCGTCTTCGGCGCCCTCATCCGCCCCGCCGTGTTCGAGTACTTCGCTGCCGACGGTCAGGACTTCCGCACGATCCTTCTTCGCCGACTCGACGCCGCGCGCCGCGTCTTCTCCTTCTGA
- a CDS encoding pyruvate, water dikinase regulatory protein produces the protein MDAIPVQTRAAPGGLSGRAAYFVSDSTGITAETLGSALLANFPGVAFQRHTIPFVDTVEGARNVVKDIERSLQNGARPIIFATVKSAEILAELRMSGSVIIDLLGGHLTELEDALGTTASEQLGQYHGVGDIERYFARMRAVEYAIEHDDGQSMRALDIADVIIIAPSRCGKTPTTMYLALQYGLLVANYPLTDDDFPSDGLPKTVARHVEKCFGLTTTPLRLSQVRHERRPSSTYSSLAQCTLELRRAEDLYRRNRVPFLNSSTKSVEEMSAVIMQSMRLRA, from the coding sequence ATCGACGCGATACCCGTTCAGACGCGCGCCGCGCCCGGAGGCCTCTCCGGTCGGGCCGCGTACTTCGTCTCGGACAGCACGGGAATCACCGCTGAGACCCTGGGGAGCGCACTGCTCGCGAACTTTCCCGGAGTGGCGTTCCAGCGGCACACCATCCCCTTCGTCGACACCGTGGAGGGCGCCCGCAACGTCGTCAAGGACATCGAGCGATCCCTGCAGAACGGAGCACGCCCGATCATCTTCGCGACCGTGAAGTCCGCCGAGATCCTGGCGGAACTTCGGATGTCGGGCTCGGTCATCATCGATCTCCTGGGCGGTCACCTCACCGAACTCGAGGACGCGCTGGGAACCACGGCCTCGGAGCAGCTCGGCCAGTACCACGGCGTCGGCGACATCGAGCGGTACTTCGCCCGGATGCGCGCAGTCGAGTATGCGATCGAGCATGACGACGGTCAGAGCATGCGCGCGCTGGACATCGCGGACGTGATCATCATCGCGCCGTCGCGCTGCGGCAAGACGCCGACCACGATGTACTTGGCGCTGCAGTACGGGCTGCTGGTGGCGAACTATCCGCTCACGGACGATGACTTCCCCTCGGACGGTCTGCCGAAAACCGTCGCGCGCCACGTCGAGAAGTGCTTCGGACTGACCACGACCCCGCTGCGGCTGAGCCAGGTGCGCCACGAGCGGCGACCCAGCTCAACGTACTCGAGCCTCGCCCAATGCACCCTCGAGCTGCGTCGGGCCGAGGACCTCTACCGCCGCAACCGCGTACCGTTCCTCAACTCCTCGACCAAATCGGTCGAGGAGATGTCCGCAGTGATCATGCAGTCCATGCGGCTGCGAGCCTGA
- a CDS encoding alpha-amylase family glycosyl hydrolase, protein MHEGSSPAWVDNAIWWHVYPLGFLGADPTGVIRKPGRTVAAIEPWLDYVLDLGLNGIVLAPIFESETHGYDTTDYFQIDTRLGTEADLVSLVAAARGRGIRVLLDGVFNHVGRSFRSPAPTDGDLLERTSTGEVVTFEGHEGLVVLNHDDERVADLVVEAMAYWLDRGIDGWRLDAAYAVPPAFWARVLPRVRERHPDAYFMGEYLQADYTEVVREGRLDSATQYELWQAIWHSIEDENFFELDWALTRHNGFLETFVPYTFIGNHDVTRIASQITDARHHPHALVLLLVLGGTPSIYYGDERGLRAVKETRWGGDDEIRPVYPDDPADFAAGGETFRLHQELIGLRRRNPWLVRATTSAVICTNTQYVIEVVADEGRLFVALNLSDEALPARIAQADLVAGHATETAGGWQVASHGWAVWQETPGERD, encoded by the coding sequence ATGCATGAAGGCTCGTCGCCCGCCTGGGTGGACAACGCGATCTGGTGGCACGTGTACCCACTGGGATTTCTGGGAGCCGACCCGACCGGCGTCATCCGCAAGCCGGGACGCACCGTCGCCGCGATCGAGCCCTGGCTCGACTACGTACTGGATCTCGGGCTGAACGGCATCGTCCTCGCGCCGATCTTCGAGTCCGAGACCCATGGCTACGACACCACGGACTACTTCCAGATCGACACGCGCCTCGGAACCGAGGCCGACCTGGTGAGCCTGGTCGCCGCAGCCCGCGGCCGCGGCATCCGGGTTCTGCTCGACGGGGTCTTCAATCACGTGGGCAGAAGCTTCCGCAGCCCCGCGCCGACGGACGGCGACCTGCTCGAGCGCACCAGCACCGGCGAGGTCGTCACGTTCGAGGGGCACGAGGGACTCGTCGTCTTGAACCATGACGATGAACGGGTCGCCGACCTCGTGGTCGAGGCCATGGCGTACTGGCTCGACCGCGGAATCGACGGGTGGCGACTCGACGCCGCCTACGCCGTCCCTCCCGCGTTCTGGGCGAGAGTGCTGCCGCGTGTACGGGAGCGGCATCCGGACGCCTATTTCATGGGGGAGTATCTTCAGGCCGACTACACGGAGGTCGTCCGCGAAGGCCGGCTCGACAGCGCCACCCAGTACGAGCTCTGGCAGGCGATCTGGCACTCGATCGAGGATGAGAACTTCTTCGAGCTGGACTGGGCGTTGACCCGCCACAACGGCTTCCTCGAGACGTTCGTGCCTTACACGTTCATCGGCAACCACGATGTCACCCGCATCGCCTCGCAGATCACGGACGCCCGCCACCATCCGCACGCGCTGGTGCTGCTCCTCGTGCTCGGTGGGACACCCTCGATCTATTACGGCGACGAACGGGGGCTGCGAGCGGTCAAGGAGACCCGGTGGGGTGGAGATGACGAAATCCGGCCGGTCTATCCCGATGATCCCGCCGACTTCGCGGCCGGAGGCGAGACGTTCCGGCTGCATCAGGAGCTGATCGGGCTGCGTCGTCGCAACCCCTGGCTCGTCCGTGCGACCACCAGCGCGGTCATCTGCACGAACACCCAGTACGTCATCGAGGTCGTTGCCGATGAGGGGCGGCTCTTCGTCGCGCTGAACCTGTCGGATGAGGCGCTGCCGGCGCGGATCGCGCAGGCGGACCTGGTGGCGGGACACGCCACGGAAACGGCGGGCGGGTGGCAGGTCGCCTCTCATGGCTGGGCGGTCTGGCAGGAGACTCCCGGCGAGCGGGACTGA